In one Watersipora subatra chromosome 6, tzWatSuba1.1, whole genome shotgun sequence genomic region, the following are encoded:
- the LOC137398073 gene encoding protein FAM200A-like, which translates to MHLRLHTWLIYLPHKLNLKLQGSNHHVLAFHDSIDAFKAKLVLWHTQTCTGNTVSFPTLTELLEDKPAPGSLVATITEHLFDLKTEFGRYFPELPSEKKKMLNITRNPFQRTVEEIPEELQEEFIELVNNSALKDDFRSMSIDQFWLSARNLSPFIAEKAIKILMPFSSTYLCEVGFSSILHLKTEKRNRLDLESDLRCALSKTKPDLCKLAQRHQQQPSH; encoded by the coding sequence ATGCATTTGAGACTGCATACCTGGTTGATATATTTGCCTCACAAGTTGAACTTGAAGTTACAAGGGAGCAATCATCATGTCCTTGCCTTTCATGacagcattgatgctttcaaagcaAAGCTGGTACTGTGGCATACACAAACTTGCACTGGAAACACGGTATCCTTTCCCACACTCACTGAATTATTGGAAGACAAACCTGCTCCTGGCAGTCTAGTGGCAACCATTACTGAACACCTGTTCGATCTTAAAACAGAATTTGGACGCTACTTCCCTGAATTACCTTCAGAAAAAAAAAAGATGCTCAACATCACACGAAATCCATTTCAACGCACTGTTGAAGAAATTCCAGAGGAGCTACAAGAGGAGTTTATTGAGTTGGTTAacaattctgcactgaaagatGATTTCAGATCAATGTCTATTGACCAGTTTTGGCTCTCAGCAAGAAACCTTTCTCCATTCATTGCTGAAAAGGCAATAAAGATTCTGATGCCATTTAGCTCTACATACCTATGCGAAGTAGGATTTTCATCAATACTGCATCTTAAAACTGAGAAAAGAAATCGTCTTGACCTTGAGAGCGACTTGAGATGTGCATTATCAAAAACAAAGCCTGATTTGTGTAAACTTGCACAGAGGCATCAGCAGCAGCCCTCTCATTAA
- the LOC137398074 gene encoding protein FAM200C-like: MSKAKKRTYNESYLEYGFSYLMKNGLQLPQCVICLKTFLNDSMKPFQLKQHLQKIHPTLAEKDLDYFQSKERQVKRSRLDANGDLYAHSNVLITASYAVSYSIAQCKKPHTIGETLIKPCMLDCASIVLGKSAEQKFQDLPLSNNTVKRHIDDIAADIEKVVAKIKASPFWAIQLDESTDVASLSQLLVYGRYVHDTFIEEEFLFCQPLLRTTTARDVLKVVENFLEKAKLD; the protein is encoded by the coding sequence ATGTCAAAGGCAAAAAAACGAACCTACAATGAGAGTTACTTGGAGTATGGGTTTTCGTATCTCATGAAAAACGGTCTCCAGCTTCCGCAATGTGTGATATGCctgaaaacttttttaaacgACTCTATGAAACCCTTTCAGTTGAAGCAACACTTGCAAAAAATTCACCCCACACTAGCTGAGAAAGACCTGGATTACTTTCAGTCCAAAGAGCGGCAAGTAAAGAGAAGTAGACTTGATGCAAATGGAGATCTTTATGCTCATAGTAATGTacttattacagcttcatacgCTGTTTCCTACAGTATTGCTCAGTGTAAAAAGCCACATACAATAGGAGAGACCCTGATCAAGCCATGTATGTTAGACTGCGCATCAATAGTACTTGGAAAATCAGCTGAGCAAAAGTTTCAAGACCTCCCGCTATCCAACAACACTGTGAAGCGACACATTGATGATATTGCAGCAGATATTGAGAAAGTAGTTGCTAAGATTAAAGCATCCCCATTTTGGGCCatacaacttgatgagtcaactGATGTTGCCAGTCTTTCCCAGCTATTGGTGTATGGTAGATATGTGCATGACACATTCATTGAAGAAgagtttctgttttgtcagcccTTGCTTAGAACAACTACGGCAAGAGATGTGTTGAAAGTAGTTGAAAATTTCCTTGAAAAGGCCAAGTTAGATTAG
- the LOC137398075 gene encoding uncharacterized protein: MDFPGQVVLENLDSLEKLDMDFCKFFKCSLRFASLPSLKELNISYSIIESTAPVVLEYLDSLEKLDMRSCNFSKSPLRLASLPSLKELNLSHSKLDSVGPVVLENLDSLEKLYMRSINFSKLPLRLVALPSLKELNLSRSKMDFPGHVVLENLDSLEKLDMGFCNFFKSSLRLASLPSLKELNLSHSKMDSVGPVVLENLDSLEKLYMHSINFSKSPLRLVALPSLKELNLSRSKMDFPGHVVLENLDSLEKLDMGSCNFFKSSLSFQSADTYFVWKYAKTVIIDRIQQTLDTKKARVSVEAVFSHLKRGSITTRFWGTLRHGWYLS, encoded by the exons ATGGATTTTCCTGGTCAAGTTGTTCTAGAAAATCTGGATTCCCTGGAGAAACTTGACATGGATTTTTGCAAATTCTTCAAATGCTCACTGAG ATTTGCTTCACTGCCCAGTTTGAAAGAGCTGAATATCTCTTACAGTATCATAGAATCTACTGCTCCGGTTGTTCTAGAATATCTAGATTCTCTTGAAAAACTTGACATGCGCTCTTGCAACTTCTCCAAATCGCCACTCAG ACTTGCTTCACTGCCCAGTTTAAAAGAGCTGAACCTCTCTCACAGCAAATTGGATTCTGTTGGTCCTGTTGTCCTAGAAAATCTGGATTCCTTAGAGAAGCTCTACATGCGCAGTATTAACTTCTCTAAATTGCCACTCAG ACTTGTTGCCCTACCCAGCTTGAAAGAGCTGAACCTCTCTCGCAGTAAGATGGATTTTCCTGGTCATGTTGTTCTAGAAAACCTGGATTCCCTGGAGAAACTTGACATGGGTTTTTGCAACTTCTTCAAATCCTCACTCAG ACTGGCTTCACTGCCCAGTTTAAAAGAGCTGAACCTCTCTCACAGCAAAATGGATTCTGTTGGTCCTGTTGTCCTAGAAAATCTGGATTCCTTAGAGAAGCTCTACATGCACAGTATTAACTTCTCTAAATCGCCACTCAG GCTTGTTGCCCTGCCCAGTTTGAAAGAGCTGAACCTCTCTCGCAGTAAGATGGATTTTCCTGGTCATGTTGTTCTAGAAAACCTGGATTCCCTGGAGAAACTTGACATGGGTTCTTGCAACTTCTTCAAATCCTCACTCAG CTTTCAATCAGCTGACACATATTTTGTGTGGAAATATGCCAAAACCGTCATTATTGATAGGATTCAGCAAACATTGGATACAAAAAAGGCTCGGGTGAGTGTAGAGGCTGTATTCTCCCATTTGAAGCGTGGTTCTATAACCACTCGGTTTTGGGGTACTCTCAGGCACGGGTGGTACTTATCTTAG